The following is a genomic window from Candidatus Kryptoniota bacterium.
CTGACGGCGGTACTGAATTACTCCGGAATTAGTACTCATGTTTTCAATTCGCCGGTTGCCGCGAGAGTACTCATGAGCGCCAGTTCGGCGCTTGTAGTCTGCGTCAACGAGTCGTCCGTTGAATTCACTCAGCCGGTACTTGTCGATGGCCATGAATTCGGAATACCGGTCGGTCCGGGGGGAACAAGGCTGGTACTCATAGAACGAAAGAGCGGTAAGATCATCGAAGCAACATCAGGAGAAGCAATTTCAAAAGTAAAATGATTGCCTGAGGAGTCGTGCTTGTCCCACCATCATCGCATTTACCGATGCCTCGCGTACGAGTCGACTTACCGGCGGGCGACGGCTTTCGATCAGGTCACTTACTACGTATTCGACAGCTATCTGTGAATCGCGACCTTCCCTTTGAGCAGCTTGAGGCTCCGGCTGGCGGTTGCGCTTTGTGGAAGATAAGTTAAAAATTTCGACGCGGGTTTATAGAAGAGTCCGCTCAGAGTGGTCACGTACACATTTCTTCCAAATTTGTTGACAGAAGTGATCTCGTTGTATTCTAAACCCCTGTCATCGATTTCCTGGTACACCCCTGTCGCAAGGTCGATGCGGGCGATCTGGCTGTATACATAAAAGAACATGTTACTGTCAACCTGAAAGAATCTGCAATTACGAAACGTAGGATCTGAGAAACTCCCGAACTGGGTCCAATTTTCTCCGTTATTTGTAGACCGGTAAATCGCGGCAGCCTCTGTCATAGCGTACAGCGTATCATTGTAATTGAACATATCATAAAATCTTCCGAGGATGTCCGGCAGAATTCTTGCGGTTCCGTTCGAATGAATGATGTAATCATTATTGCCCATGGCAATAAAGAAATTGTCCTTGTAAGAGCTTATTAAGAACGTCTGCCCGCTAAATTTGTCGCTCACGTCAGGCTCAATTTTTTTAACTACTGGAGAAAGGGCGATGAACGGTTCATAACCCACTGTAAGAGTTTTCCTGGCATTGAGATCCATCAGACAAAGAGATGCTCCGTCGGAATCGAGAACACACGTGAAAAACTGTCCCAGATCGTTGAATGCCCCGACGGGAAATTGATAATCAATTGCGGATGGAACTGCGTCGGTTGAGAATGATGAATCGAGGTCGTGCATATTGAACCACCATTCATAAAATCCACCCCTCACCGTGGTATCTGTTCCGATCAGTGTGGCTGTTGAGGGAACGAACAGATACTCCGCTTCCCGCCCTCCGTACGTCCCGTACGCCCAGAAATCACCGCAGTATTCCGGCTTCGTCGAAAGATTAAGCTGCGTGGGGAAGAAGAGTTCAATTGACGGCGCAATAGAAGACGTATCGAAACGCGAAACGGTCTGAAGCCCCGCCACAGTATAATCATTTCCGTGCACGGCGCCGTTAAGGAGAATCTTATCCAGGCGATAGAGACTCGGATCAACCTGCCACGTTCCGCCTGTAGTGTCGTATTGAGCTTGAAGAGTATTCGAACTCTTTTTTGAGCACCCTAAGAGAATTACACTCGCCGTCGTCAGGAATAATGACAGTCGAAAAATCTCGATTAAGCTTTTTGCCACAATTCACCTCCCGAGAAAACTGCTGCGTTTAAGAACCGGGGCTCGAGGGTAGCTTGCATGCATGCGCACGACAGAAACGCACCCGCCACAACTCACCCGCGAAGCACTATCATTTAAGAATATGCTTTGCCTCGGGATATTCTTCAAGCCCGATTCCGTCAGAACCCTTCACCTTGTCGTCGTCTGTTAGCGACAGGAGTCGCTATGTACCATCCCGCAGCATCACAATGATAGGAAAGAAAGATCTTCGAGACGATCAGCAGTTTCTTCTGATCATTGATTTGAAGAAGCATGAACTCGTTAGCAGGTTAATGGCCACCGAGCTTTTTACGATCGATATCCCTCTGACCAGGTGCACGCGATCGTATTGTGTGATCGACAAGCTCCGCCACACTTCTTTTCCAGACGCCATAATCCCATGTTCCTGCGTACAGATAACCGTCGCTTATCGTGAGTCCGATGATCACTGAATCGATGAGACCCGTATTTGCGAGCGTCCAGTGATCGCCATTGTCATTCGATAAATATACTCCCCCTCCTCCACCGAGGAACAAGTTCTTTTCGCTGTTGACGAGCACGTGCGCGTCGGTGTCAATGAGACCGTAGTTAATCCGGGTCCAATTCCGTCCGTCTTCATTCGAGCGGAAGATCCCGTTGCCTTCCGTAAGCGCGAATAATTCGGAGTCTACAACAGTAATTGCATTGAAATAGTTATCTGTCAAATTACTATCGACCTGCGACCATGATACACCGTCATTGGTCGAGACAAAAATATTGCCGCCCGTGATTCCTGCAAATATCTTATTGTCCTTGAAGGCTAGCGCCTGCGCTTCACGAAGCTTTCCGGAGCTGGATGACGCACGTGGAGGCGGCACAGAGGGAATGACCTTTGATGGGCCCCGCTTCTGAATTACGACTCCCGGATACCATTGATTCCCATTGTTTAAAGATAATCCGCTGTCGCTCCATGCCCAGGTCCTGCCGTTGTCGGTCGAATGAAGAAGTCCGTCGCCCGTTGATGCAAAAATGTCGGAATCCCTCACCGCAAGTGAAGAAGCGAAGCCTCTTCCCTGGCGGCCTCCAATATTCGAATCAATCCAGCTCGCGCCTTTGTCTGTCGAAGCATAGAATTTGTTCCATGTCCTAACGTAGAGATTATCGCCATGTGCTTCGAGCGCCGTGATGAAGTGACTGGGAAAAGTTGACGCAGCGCTGTCCAGCCTCGACACGATCCATTCTTTTCCACCATCGGTGGAGCGGGACACGCCGAATCCCTTTGTCCCTGCATATATGTTCTTTCCACTTGCTGCCATGTGAAACACGCCAGCCTTCAGCAAGCCATTGTTAATTTGACTCCAACTTTTTCCATTATCCGATGAACGATAGATGCCATTGGACGTAGTGCCCACATACATATTACTCTCGGTCTTGCAAAATGTAAGGAGGTCTGCTTCATCATAGTTCAAGAGAGTCCAGGTCTTGCCTCTATCGGGCGAGACAGAAAGTTTCATGTCTGAAAACACATATAAATCCGTTCCCGTGGTACCGGCCAAATTCGGATACGTTCTCATTCCCAGTTTATTCGTAACTATCCATTCGTTTCCATTATCAGTAGAATAAAACAGGCCGCCGTTGGTCTGTGCAAACAGGACTGAGCCCGACATCACGGCAAGATTGATTATCCAATAATATTTCAGCCCGCCGTCATGCCAGCTCCTCCCCAAATCTGTTGAAATATATATTCCGCTGTCTGTGCCCGCGAACAAGTTGCGACCCACGAAGGCGAGCTTACGAATGTTGACTTTGTTCAAGGTAGAGTCCGGCACGCTCCAGGACTTACCTCCGTCGGTGGATTCATACAGTCCACGCATCCAGGTCCCGGCGAACAGGAAGTGCTTTCCTGAAACTGAAATCGCGGCGAGCGAGCTGACCTTGACTTTTTTCATGCTCGTGTCCGGCTCGGACCAGGTTTTCCCGTTGTCTCTTGATTCAAGGATCCCCTCCGTACTTCCAACGAAAAGGTTCGATCCCTGGGAGACGATGGATCTGAATATCGTCTCCGTACCGGCGGCATAAACCGGAAGCCAGCTATCACCACGATCCGTCGATAAGAATATTTCCGATGCGACTAGGTTAGGTCTAGATACCCAGGGTGCACTCACGCCAGCCAGGAGAGTGTTTCCCTTTGCATAGAGAAACCCGATACTCCCGCCGCAGTACGGACCGTTTGTTGGAACCCATTGTCCCCTTGCAATACCAAAAGCCAATAGAACTAAGATGAAAAGAAAAATTGTGCTGTGTGTGGATTTCATTTCGACTCCTCGCTTTCCTGCGCCATATTTGCCCCTTGTGACATTCCTTCGTCAAGTTAGTGGATGGGCAAGGAATTGACAATCCAGATTCTTTCAATGACTCCGTACTTCGACGGAATAATTTGGAATCAGTATCCTTCCGCAGTCCCGGCGCCTCTGGGATCCGCTACTCCCTCGAACCCGCCGGGCGACACGAGAATAGCCTGGACTTCGCCGATGTAATCTCCCGGAACAAGCTTGTACCCTCGCGCCATGAGACTCTGCTCAACATCGTAAACAAGAGCCGACTTTTCATAATGGACCTCATCAGGGACCCACTGATGATGAATCCTCCCTGCCTCTTCTGCTTGAGCCAGAGGCATATCGAAGTCGATGATATTCAACATGACTTCGAGGACCGCATTTATAATTGTCGTCCCTCCGGGTGAGCCAAGGACAAGAAACGGTTTTTCATTTTTCAACACGATTGTCGGAGACATAGAGCTCAGCATCCGCTTGCCAGGCTGAATCGAGTTGGCGTCGGCACCGATCGCGCCGAACTGGTTCGGTGTGCCGGGCTTTGCGCTGAAGTCATCCATTTCGTTGTTCAAAAAAAATCCCGCCCCATCCACAACCACCATCGAACCGAAATAGCTGTTCAGAGTCGTAGTGACACTGACCGCGTTCCCATCTTTGTCGATGATCGAGTAGTGCGTCGTGTGTGACCCTTCTTTGGGCGGATTTATCAAGTCAGGATATATTTCTCCACTTGGAGTCGCCTTGAAGCTGTCTATTCCAGCCGCGATAGTCGCTGCGTACTCTTTCGAAACCAACTTTTCCACCGGCACCTTGAAAAAGTCGGCATCACCGAGGTACTTGTCGCGATCTGCGAATGCATGTCGCATCGCCTCTATCTCGTAATGAAGGCTCTGCGAGGCTCCATAACCGTATCTGCGAATGTCGAACCGCTCAAGAATGTTAAGAATCTCTGCAAGGCACACTCCGCCGGAACTTGAAGGCGGCATACCTACGATCTGATATCCATGATAAGTAGTCGAGATCGGTTTAAGAATAACGGCATGATAATTCTCAACGTCTTGCGCGGTGATGACACCTCCGGTCGCCTTGTCTTCATTTGCGATCAACTCCGGAATTTCACCTTTGTAGAATCCATCTCTGCCTTCTGTTGCGATCTTTGACAAAATTCTCGCGAGATCCCCTTGTTGGATAACATCACCTTCCTTGAACCGTGTGCCATCTTTTGTGAAGTACTTCATCGTAGATGGAAAATCTTTCATGAATCTCGCAGCGCTGTCTAATCCGACCTCAAGCCATTTGTTGACCCTGAATCCCGTATCCGCGATCGCAATCGCCGGAGCCATGACCTTACCGAGAGGGAGTTTGCCGAACTTTTCTTCCGCCATGAGCAGTCCATCAACGTTTCCCGGGACACCAACAGCCAGCCCGCCTGCAAGACTTTTCCCGGGAATGACATTTCCGACACTGTCGAGAAACATGGTGCATGTTGCGGCAGCGGGTGCGGACTCTCTCGCGTCGATCGCGTAATTGTCGCTATTGCTCAGATGGATCAAATAATACCCGCCTCCACCAATGTTTCCGGCTTGAGGGTAAGTTACTGCCAGCACGAATCCCACCGCTACTGCGGCGTCGACGGCGTTTCCCCCCTCTTTCATAATTCTTACTCCAACGCTCGTCGCCAGCGAATCTGCAGAAGATACCATTCCGTTTGTTCCGAAGGCCGGCTTCAGAACGGAAACCTGGGCAACGGTCGACGTTGCTGCAAAAAGAACTGCAAGAAGAACTCGACTCACGTGATATTCCCTTCTCTCCGAGATTGGTGTCATAAAGTTCTATTAAAGGAAAATTTAGACATTCAATCAACCATTGGCAATCATGGTGGTCGTGAGTACGGTATCTGGGGGATCCGCCAATTTCACAGGCGGGACATTCGAGTACAGGTGGCTAATCAAGCTTGCCTAACAAGAATGGAGGTAACCACGGCCGCAGCTTCACCTGCTCTTCTCTTGTTAAATACTTAAATCCTCTTACCTCTCCGACGCAATTTGGTGAACCGCAAGTACAGGTGAACGGCTCAGTGAGCTCATAGTCTGTGGTCAGGTAGTTATTTGTGACTTCTTCCCCGGCCTTGATGCTCCTTTTTGCCAGCAGACAGAGTTTTTTCCAGTCCACATACGTGTTGGCGTTACAGCTATGATTCAGGTATGCGTTTGAATCGTCAGTTCCCTCAATGTGCTTATCATCGTCAATCTGGATCGAGTATCGAGTGGGGTGATCCAGTATGGGGCCATCAAAAGTGAGCAATACTTCATCCCTTACTATTTCTTCCACAGCGAACAGACCCCTCTGATTGTCTTTTCTGGTTTCAACAATCACTTTCTTACTAAGTGCCAACGTTCACTCCAGTGAGGCAATAAGATTCCGAAATCGTTTTAAATATTATTTCAGATGAATCTCTGGAATAAATTCAATTGCAGTTTGAATCTTCACAAGCGATACCATCCGAAAGAATATGGATGTAGTGTGTTCGTTCCACTTTATGGACATACAGACGCAGTGTTCGGTCGTATCTCAATGCAACTTTTCCAAAGCCTTCTTCGACTCCTCGAGGTCCGGGTTAAGCTCCAGGGATTTCCTGTAAGCCGCGCGCGCGGAGTCGACCTTCCCGAGTTTTTCATATATCATCCCTATACGCCAGTAGCAATATTCGGGTGCAGGGGCGTTCTTCACATCATGAGCATTGAGAGCTTTTTCAAAGCATGCGACCCCTTTATCCAAGTCGGTTCCTGAGAGAAGGTCCACTTTCCCCAGCTGATAGTACACGGGATAGTTCTGCGGATCTCTCTTGAGTGCGCTGTCAAACATCTGGCGAGCATTTGTGAAGTCATTTTTCTGGGTATAATACAGTCCGGCCTGGTAATAGACGTCAGACTTATTGTCGACCGCTGCCACGGCTTTGGTGAATACGTCGTCGGCTTTTGTCCGGTCATTCTCGTCGATGTAAAAAATCCAGAGAGCTCTATACGCTAATGGTTTTTTCGCATCTATGGAGATTGCCTTACGATAGCACTCTTCCTGTTGAGCTTTCTCCTTCTGGTATTCGTGAACCCTCGCTTCGGCAAGATATCCTGAGTACGTATCATAGCTTTTGATCGTGTCCGATTGCGCCGCGGCTTTCTCCACGCTTCCACCGATGATTCCGGGTGCCTGAAGATAATACTCCACAAGACTCATTCTCGCATCTGTATATTTAGGATCGAGACTTACCGCAATGAGCCACTGCTCCTTACAGTTTGAGGCGGCACCGAACTTACTGAAAATCCCCGCACGCTGTGCCTTGACGCCGTAAGCATCGCCGAGCATAAAATGGTATTTCGCGACTGCCCCGTTGAGGCTAATCGCTTTATCCAGGTAATCAATTGCAGCGTCGTAGTCGCTCCCCATAACGAGACTGCCGAGATAGTAATACACTTCTGCATTCTGAGGATTTTCCTTTGCCGCCTCCAGGAAAAGAGATTTCGATTGTGCAAATCTCCCTTCATTGTAGAGACGTACCGCTTCGTCGAATTTCGTTTGTCCCGGCGCGTCGATTGAAAGAATCGGAGTCAGAAGTGCAATAACCAATAATGTCTTCATCGTAAGCCCCCTCCTGAAGTAGAATCGCGAGCAACAGTCGATGTATAATGATCCTGAAATCGGTTGATTATTTCATTTCCGTCCGCTGTCGTGCATCCGTGAAATCACATTGGGGTCCTCTGTCCTCAACATTAGATAAGGGTCCAAAATGGATTTGTGAGGAAGTTTTTTCAATTTCAATTTTCCTCGTTTCTTGGGATGATTTCTAATAAGGTCGCATTCTACTGTGAATATTCCTAAGGTTGATCGTTGCTCGAATCGAATTTAGCGGAATGGAAGATCAAGAAACCGGGCGGGACAACTTATTACAGAACTTAAGTGTAGGATATCGCTCTGTATTTTCAATCTTACCGGAACTTGAAACAAGCGGATTTGTTCTTATAAGAAATCGGGTATATGATGAACAAACTCGGAAGCTTTGTTACCTGTTTGATAGTAGCGGCATTCTTCTTACCTGCCACAGTCTTCAGCTGTGCATGTGGATGCAGTGTCTTTTCAGTTGGTGCAAGATGGATGATGCCCATTTCAGCAGGATATCGGATTTCTCTTATGTATGATTTCATGGATCAGGGTAAAGACTGGAGCAACTGGCATGGTGCATCAGCGGACTTAAATGACGACAAGGAAATAAGAACGAGCTTCTATACTCTCGGGGTACAGGACATGATAACCAGAGACTGGGGAGTCATGATAGAAGCACCATTATGGGACAGATATTTCAAAACCAAAGAGGATGGCGGGGGCGCGGCTGGTGTAGACCATGAAGCATTTGGTGACACACGAGTCATGGGAATGTACACCGGTTTGTCTGAAGATATGTCAACCGGAATACAATTTGGCTTGAAGCTCCCGACCGGGCCATTCAACCAGTCGCTAATGGACAGAGATACGCAAATCGGAAGTGGAACGACAGATTTGCTTCTTGGCGGGTATCAAATGGGCCAGGAAGACAACTGGGGATGGTATGCACAGGCGCTCTGGCAACACTCGTTTGACGCGCGTGATGGTTATCGCCCCGGCGATAGTTTTGATTTTAGCATAGGGGCTCACTATGACAATCTGCTGGAGACATATAGGATTGTCCCGATGCTCCAACTCATTGCTTCGTTCCGCGACATTGACAGCGGAGTCAACTCGGACCCAAGCAATACAGGATACGATAGACTCTACCTGGCGCCAAGCGTTCAAGTCAATTTAAGTCAGATGGTCAATCTGTACGGAGAATTGAAAATTCCAGTAGTCACTCATGTTCGGGGATATCAGCTTATTTCGCCGGCGCTCTTTAGTGCGGTAGCAAGCTTCAGCTTTTAAAATAAAACCTATCGCTCTCTCACAACTCCCGTTAGAGACGTTCTGAACCGCGTGACCGGACTCATGCGCGTTGTGATTCCTGTAAAGTGAATTTCTGCGTGCGGATTTCATGCTCAACAATGGCGGACAATTTTGGGGGCGTGTCATTCGATGACGGAGTGGAAGCTGACGATCCGTTACAGCTTCAGTCGCAGGCCTAATTCCGCGGTCATGCCGTAGAACTCCTCGGCACTCGGGAAATTTGCGCCCTGATTGATCTGTGTGTCGCGGGCGCCATTCAAATTGTTGAAGTCAAGGTACACCTGGATCCCGTACCATGGAAGGTCTTGTTTGACAGAAGCGTCCCAGCGATTCGGCGGCATTCGCGTCAGGGAGCTCCTGTATTTTTGCGGCTGATACAACACTTGTGATTTGCATGGCTGACAGCTGTTGGTTTATAGCCGCATTTTGCCCGCTTGCCTGTGCGGTGACAACCACTTCTTTTCCACGAAGTGCTGCTGCCGTCAGCTTAATTTCGAGCCCGGTAGGAATATCCGGACCAACACGAACTTGCATCTCTTCCGTCTGATAACCGACGTAAGTAATTCGAACTGTGTAAGAACTCGGCGGAACGTCCCGGATTACAAACCTGCCGTCAAGATCAGTCGCTGCTCCCATGCTGGTCCCCTCAAGCATCACAGTCGCTCCCGGCAAAGGCTCATCGGTCGTCGCGTCTCTTACGGACCCTTCAATTCCGGAGCCGCCGGCTCGAGTCGGGTCATGTCTCGACATGAAATCGGAATCCCGAAGACAATGCAGATACTCTCAAGAGGATTCTGATGCCGGGAGAGATCTCCTCAAGGCTGAAGATGGTGAGGCGTGCCGGTCCATGGAAACGGCATTGCGGATTCTATTTCATCCCGGAATGAATCACAACAGACTTTTCGGATCTCCCATTCAAGTGGATGTTTCGCGAGATTCATCTCGATCGTCGCGTTTGCCTCTTGCCCGTGAAGCGGACAGGCGACTGCAGCAAATGCAGGTCGAACGATATTGATCATCCTCTCGCACAAATAAGCTTTCGGATCGGTGTTTAAGTCAACGCTTCTTTCCCCGTCTCTGAACTCATAAGCAATCATAATCACTTTACTCCTTGACACAATTTTCTGAATGCGACTTTTCTGAGGAGTGTTATCGAACTAAAGTGTGCGGGTTACATTTTCGATTTCAAACGACATTTTCAATCTGCCATAAAGACCGGCTCCACTTATTCGATCCTTCTCAGACAACCCAATGACAGGATCAACTTAACACTCTTCGGAAAACGAACAATCTTTTTTGAGGTTAAATTTCTGTTAAAGAATGCCCACTCGTAGGTATCGAATTAGAAAGGTGAGCCAGAAATCTGACTTGTAAGGAATATCAGTCTTCTCAATTCGCTGTTATTAGCCGAACTGATACTCGATTGTTAGTTCATTCCTTCGTCGGGTGGCTCATTTGATTTTCTGTTGAATGCTCCTGCTACCCACAGCGTATAAAAAACGACAATCAAATCACTTCCGGATTGAGTTGAGAAGCCGCCATACGGATACCACTCTTGCGAAGGTCAATCGGGAACTACGTCGGTGCCGGGCATCAGATCGCATTCATACACCTGGGGCAACTTACCCGTTTTCTCGAGGTAAGCCTCCTTGATCTTTCCATTGAAATCTTCCAGCGAGTCGCGTTCCACAAGGTTCAGCGTACATCCGCCGAATCCTCCGCCCATCATTCTAGCGCCGAGAACACCATCGATCTTCGATGCCGCTTCGACAAGCAAGTCGAGCTCTCTGCAGCTTACTTCGTATTTGTCCCTCAAGCCCTGATGGGAGAGATATAGGAATTCTCCGAACCGGGCATAATCGTTCTGCTCGAGACATTTGCAGGCGGAATCGACACGGGAGTTTTCTTCGACCACGTAGCTGCACCGGTTAAACACGATATCACCCAATTCGTCCCTGTGTTCCCGCAGCATTTCAAGTCCTACGTCACGAAGGCTCTGAACCCGCGGATCATATTTCCTCACAATCTTCACCCCTGTCTCGCACTGTTGTCTTCTCGGATTATACTCGGAAGACGCGAGACTGTGCTTTACGCCTGTATCGCACAGGACGAATCTCAGGTCCTTCCTCACGAACGGGACGTATTCGTAATCAAGACTCCTGCAATCGAGATGCAGCGCCGATTCCCCTTTGCTCATGAGATTCGCAAATTGATCCATGATCCCGCATCTTACGCCGACAAAATCATTCTCGGAGCGCTGGGCTATTCTGGCAAGCTCGGCGCGTTCTATGCCAAGGTTGAAAATACTGTTCATAGCAAACGCCAGCCCCGATTCCACTGCAGCGGAGGATGACAATCCAGAACCTATCGGGATATCTCCGGCATACACACATTTGAATCCGGTGACTGGATATCCGGCTTTGCCAAGTTCAGCTACTACCCCGATGAGGTAGTTCGCCCATGCCTTCTCTGATCTTGCGGGACTGCGCGATTCAAAACGATAATTATCTTTGAAATCCAGTGAGGTCACCGTCACTTCGAAGCCGTTCCCCGGTGCCACGGCAAGATAAATGGCCCGGCCTATCGCTGACGGAAGAACAAACCCTTCATTATAATCAGTGTGTTCGCCGATCAGATTGATCCGGCCCGGTGACCTGACTATGATCATCCTCTCATTGTTACCGTACAATCGTACGAATTCTCTCCTTAGTAAGTCGACGATTGATGAATTTGACTCCAAAATTAATCGCTCCGATTTAGATTGAACAGCCTTTCGGCTTTTTATCTCAATTATGTTTGGAATGCACCTTCGTGATCCCCAACAGGTTTTTATTTTCCTGACGCTTACGGGGGCGTCTTACATCTCACGCTTCTCATTCCGAATGCAGATCTTCATTCGATACAGAGGGAGATCCTCGATTTCATAGAGTGTTTCGATACTCAGCTCGGATGCCGGAGAGAAATTTCAAGCGCGCTACCGAGCCGCATGAAACATTTTGACGGACATCGGGAACCGCCTGCAGCCGGGGAAGGGCTGCAGGCAGGATCCGTCACTCCAGAAGGAGAAGAACCCGTTACTTAAGAAGAAGCATCTTCCTCGTAATCGAATTAGTCCCTTGTCGAAGGGTATAGAAGTAAACTCCGCTGGCGAATTTATCCAAGCTGACATTGTAGACGTATTCACCAGCTACTCTATTACCCTGGTCAACCACTTGCACAACCTGTCCAAGCACGTTGTAAATAGTCAGACTCATCGCTCCCGAATGAGTCAGGCTGACTTTAATTGTCGTGGTCGGGTTGAAGGGATTTGGAAAATTCTGACTCAAGTCGAACTGTGTAGGTATTACGTTGGGGATCTGACGCACCGCCAACTCCTCGGGGAACCAATTCAAGTCACCCAGGTGCTTACCATCAGAGCCCGTGAGCGAACCTGAGTATCTCAGATTCTCAGGTACAGGGTAGCCCTGAGTCGTCGCCCAATTGCTCGCCACGCCAGGCCAATCCCCCGTTAGTGACGGTGGATTATAGAGAGAGTACACATAGGGGCGTATTCCCTGGCCCGTTCCGCCGTTATTCCAACACGTATCAACAAATGCAACCATTTTCCCTGCTGCCAGAGTCACCAGTGCGGAATTGAATCCCGGGTCGACACTATCGTTGTTTGCGACATTGATGTTGGGCCACGCTGTCGTGTTCGTAAGCATGCCAGGCTGAGTGTTTATGAATGTTGGCCAATGGAGGCTGTCGCTCGCCCAAGCACCGCCTTTATATTGCATCCAATTGTTCACTATTTGTTGTGGCCAGAAGTAGGCATTGTTTGTGATCGTGATGTGCCTGGCAGCTTCCGTCAAGTCGTAAGGAGATCCCACCAGCGAACGCAGCGAGTCTATCGGGATTAGCGAAGATCCCCAACTGCCGGGAGTATTGTTGTACCATGACGCAGGGTAGGCTGTCGAGGAAACGCTGAAGAATATGTTGTTCTTTATTACTGTGTTGGTCATTTGGTACAAATCAAAGGCTCCTCCCTCTCCCGAAATGAAAATAGTGTTGTGCTCGAAATCCAGATATGCACAACCG
Proteins encoded in this region:
- a CDS encoding T9SS type A sorting domain-containing protein, whose protein sequence is MKSAIISLLLIAVVSLATVPSASFAAQGADTVIVSALPPGNLNNFINADTVASGLVKPNTVFLLKPTGALDTVYYMTAPVSAKGSVTIVGYINPTTGHPPVVAPSIAEDNSSIGYFFNPQGNDTLTLKGLYFLGTRTDSVAFTGRFVLPAGDSDVYIFDRCILENISGAGTPNLFDTYNHDHESFYVTNCEFRNNQDDNPQNPGFAWVDPGTYPCDTAIFKNNTFFLTGGYVLGSSGYGCAYLDFEHNTIFISGEGGAFDLYQMTNTVIKNNIFFSVSSTAYPASWYNNTPGSWGSSLIPIDSLRSLVGSPYDLTEAARHITITNNAYFWPQQIVNNWMQYKGGAWASDSLHWPTFINTQPGMLTNTTAWPNINVANNDSVDPGFNSALVTLAAGKMVAFVDTCWNNGGTGQGIRPYVYSLYNPPSLTGDWPGVASNWATTQGYPVPENLRYSGSLTGSDGKHLGDLNWFPEELAVRQIPNVIPTQFDLSQNFPNPFNPTTTIKVSLTHSGAMSLTIYNVLGQVVQVVDQGNRVAGEYVYNVSLDKFASGVYFYTLRQGTNSITRKMLLLK